Genomic DNA from Lactuca sativa cultivar Salinas chromosome 8, Lsat_Salinas_v11, whole genome shotgun sequence:
CTCTAATGCCCTTGTTTTTTTTCCATGTTAGGGTTTACACGTAAATCTTTGTGTATTTGTCACTAATATTAGTTCTTTATTAATTATTGGTAATGTTAATTCTCGTTATATACTAGTGATTCCTTTTAATATAAGGTGTTACTCTACATTATAAATGATTTGAAGATTTGGATTGGTTGGGACTTCACTTTGAGCTTGTTTTACAAATTCTGCTAACTAAGACAAATGTTTATTGTCCTTTACTTGTTTGATTTAtcaatgctatatatatatatatatatatatatatatatatatatatatatatatatatatatatatatatatatatatatatatatagaaaagtgaatatacatttaagtgtatataagcttaggtactcaAACTCATCATAATACGTTAAGTATATTCagtataatgtttttaaactTCAAGTCTTAACTTGATATACTTTCaagattttaaaattttcactatTTTCACTACGCTATATATAGTATAGTTGAAAATTAAAATTACGTAAAAGAaagataaatatgaaatttttaaaAATCTTTGAAGTAAATTAAGTTataagttgaattataagaataTTGGACAAATacaatgtatatatatgatacaaaatgacGTCGTATGGTACGATTGTACCttagcttatatacccttaagggtatatttagttttgtcatatatatatatatatatatatatatatatatatatatatatatatatatatatatatagaaacctATGATAAAAGAAAACCAAAATGGTAGCAAGATCTAAACCGGGTCTTGATGGAATCATCCTTGGTAGATAATTTATTTGTAATAACATGATATAGCATATGATATGATGATGAGTACATGACTATCATTTTCAGACTATGAAACACAAAGTAGCTAGAAATAGCATAACATAGTAATGGGCGACAACCTTTGAATAGACATGATAACCTCAAAGGGTTATATGTTCCTTATTTCATAGTACGTACTTATTTCAAAGGTAATTTGGTCCTTATTTCGAACTTTCAAGCTTTCAAATAGACACCAATGCAATCGAGATAATAGCCAGCAAGCCCGTAAAATCCAACAAAAGAACCAACATCCCATGGTACAGGGAAAGGCGTTCCTCTTATGTTACCAAAAGGTCCATGAGTTTTCTTGTTTGTGATGAATGATATTGATGATATTATAGGTAAGTCAGGAACACTTCCCCTTGATAATGCACTTGTTCCACTGATGCCAATTATTTCCTCGTCAGCTTCAAATATTACCTGACCATGAATGACAAATTTAACATATCAAATACAACTAGCTAAGGATACTAAGAGACATGTTATATCAATCGTTATAAAGAAACTTGAagattaaatacttatgaattgtTTACCTCAGACACTTTCTCTCCACCATTCCAACCACCAAACATAGGAGTAGTATGTGTTGAGTCTCCACATTGTGTGGTGAACATGAGAGAGTATATAAGATCACCATGATCAATTGTTATCTTCTTCAGATGATGTTTTTTCTCAAGTTGGAAGGACCAAACATTTTGTGGAGTTCCAGGTTCATTTTTCCCCCATGTTCCAACCTGTATGATTTCCTCATAGGCTTTTAGATACACACCAATGGCATCAAtataatagccagcaaggccATAAAACCCAACTAATGAGCCTTTGTGCCATGGTAAAGAAAAAACATCTTCAGTTGCATGACCAAAAGGTCCATGTGTCGTCTTGTTTGTCTTAAAATATAGAGACGAAATTACATGATAACCACTTTTACTACCAACGGATCCACCAACCTCAACAATTTCCTCATCTTCGTCCAAGAGTACCTGGTTAATCAATACACCAAGAATATTGATTAATGAAAAGATGG
This window encodes:
- the LOC128127578 gene encoding mannose/glucose-specific lectin-like, coding for MAGVESSKVAGFIRVGKWGRQSGDPQNVWSFELEKDHKLVKITVDHGDVIYSLMFTTKYKDALHNSDKFGGWNGGDTVSEVLLDEDEEIVEVGGSVGSKSGYHVISSLYFKTNKTTHGPFGHATEDVFSLPWHKGSLVGFYGLAGYYIDAIGVYLKAYEEIIQVGTWGKNEPGTPQNVWSFQLEKKHHLKKITIDHGDLIYSLMFTTQCGDSTHTTPMFGGWNGGEKVSEVIFEADEEIIGISGTSALSRGSVPDLPIISSISFITNKKTHGPFGNIRGTPFPVPWDVGSFVGFYGLAGYYLDCIGVYLKA